A single window of Methylobacterium nodulans ORS 2060 DNA harbors:
- a CDS encoding SUF system Fe-S cluster assembly protein codes for MTDTASETTSAPPQGSALPQEELDRLTDGIVAALKTVYDPEIPADIYELGLIYKVDIADDRQVSIDMTLTAPGCPVAGEMPGWVENAVSAVPGVQGCTVTMVFDPPWDQSRMSDEARVALDMW; via the coding sequence ATGACCGACACCGCTTCCGAGACCACCTCCGCCCCGCCGCAGGGCTCTGCCCTGCCGCAGGAGGAACTCGACCGGCTCACCGACGGCATCGTGGCCGCGCTCAAGACCGTCTACGATCCCGAGATCCCGGCCGACATCTACGAACTCGGCCTGATCTACAAGGTCGACATCGCCGATGACCGGCAGGTGTCGATCGACATGACCCTCACCGCCCCGGGCTGCCCCGTCGCCGGCGAGATGCCGGGCTGGGTCGAGAACGCGGTCTCGGCCGTGCCGGGCGTGCAGGGCTGCACCGTCACCATGGTGTTCGACCCGCCCTGGGACCAGAGCCGGATGTCCGACGAGGCCCGCGTCGCCCTCGACATGTGGTAG
- the sufB gene encoding Fe-S cluster assembly protein SufB, with protein sequence MPAVQETVDRVRAIDVDQYKYGFETTIEMEKSEKGLSEDVIRFISAKKDEPEWMLEWRLDAYRRWLTMREPTWARVSYEKIDYNDIYYYAAPKRKSAQSLDEIDPEILKTYEKLGIPLREVEALEGIASENRVAVDAVFDSVSVATTFKAELAKAGVIFMPISEALREHPELVRKYLGSVVPVTDNFFATLNSAVFSDGSFVYIPPGVRCPMELSTYFRINERDTGQFERTLIIADKGSYVSYLEGCTAPRRDDNQLHAAVVELIALDDAEIKYSTVQNWYPGDAQGRGGIYNFVTKRGDCRGANSKISWTQVETGSAITWKYPSCILRGDGSRGEFYSIAVSNGRQQVDSGTKMIHLGKNTTSRIISKGISAGHSQNTYRGLVSAHRKATNARNFTNCDSLLIGDQCGAHTVPYIESKNASAVFEHEATTSKISEDQLFYCRQRGLSEEEARALIVNGFVRDVLQQLPMEFAVEAQKLISISLEGSVG encoded by the coding sequence ATGCCTGCAGTGCAGGAGACGGTCGATCGCGTTCGCGCTATCGACGTCGATCAGTACAAGTACGGATTCGAGACCACGATCGAGATGGAGAAGTCCGAGAAGGGCCTCTCCGAGGACGTGATCCGCTTCATCTCGGCCAAGAAGGACGAGCCGGAATGGATGCTGGAATGGCGGCTCGATGCCTATCGCCGCTGGCTCACGATGCGGGAGCCGACATGGGCACGGGTCTCGTATGAGAAGATCGATTACAACGACATCTACTACTACGCCGCCCCGAAGCGGAAGTCGGCGCAGTCGCTCGACGAGATCGATCCCGAGATCCTGAAGACCTACGAGAAGCTCGGCATCCCGCTGCGCGAGGTCGAGGCGCTGGAAGGCATCGCTTCGGAGAACCGGGTGGCGGTGGACGCCGTGTTCGATTCGGTCTCGGTCGCGACCACCTTCAAGGCCGAGCTCGCCAAGGCCGGCGTCATCTTCATGCCGATCTCCGAGGCGTTGCGCGAGCATCCCGAGCTGGTGCGCAAGTACCTGGGCTCGGTGGTGCCGGTGACCGACAACTTCTTCGCGACGCTGAACTCGGCGGTGTTCTCGGACGGCTCGTTCGTCTACATCCCGCCGGGCGTGCGCTGCCCGATGGAGCTGTCGACCTACTTCCGCATCAACGAGCGCGACACGGGCCAGTTCGAGCGCACGCTGATCATCGCCGACAAGGGCTCCTACGTCTCGTATCTCGAGGGCTGCACCGCCCCGCGCCGCGACGACAACCAGCTCCACGCGGCCGTGGTCGAGCTCATCGCGCTCGACGACGCCGAGATCAAGTACTCGACGGTCCAGAACTGGTATCCGGGCGATGCGCAGGGCCGCGGCGGCATCTACAACTTCGTGACCAAGCGCGGCGACTGCCGCGGCGCCAACTCGAAGATCTCGTGGACGCAGGTCGAGACCGGCTCGGCGATCACCTGGAAGTACCCGTCCTGCATCCTGCGCGGCGACGGTTCCCGGGGCGAGTTCTACTCGATCGCGGTGTCGAACGGCAGGCAGCAGGTCGATTCCGGCACCAAGATGATCCATCTCGGCAAGAACACCACGAGCCGGATCATCTCCAAGGGCATCTCGGCCGGCCACTCGCAGAACACCTACCGGGGCCTGGTCTCGGCGCACCGGAAGGCGACGAACGCGCGCAACTTCACGAACTGCGACTCGCTGCTGATCGGCGACCAGTGTGGCGCGCACACCGTGCCCTACATCGAGTCGAAGAACGCCTCGGCGGTGTTCGAGCACGAGGCCACCACCTCCAAGATCTCCGAGGACCAGCTGTTCTACTGCCGGCAGCGCGGCCTCTCGGAGGAGGAGGCGCGGGCGCTCATCGTGAACGGCTTCGTGCGCGACGTGCTGCAGCAGCTCCCGATGGAGTTCGCGGTCGAGGCGCAGAAGCTGATCTCGATCAGCCTCGAAGGCTCGGTGGGCTAG
- a CDS encoding Tim44 domain-containing protein — MMTTFTRKRRTAAALGLAALMAVAATAGEARPGGSSSMGSRGSRTYSAPAPTTTAPGMAAPMQRSQATPGPSMNNPGYAQAAPQRRFGGGFFAGLLGAGLLGALLGGGFFGGLGGIASFLGFLLQVALLVGLVMLAVRFFRRRQPEPAMAGGYARSGPGSGPGMGPLGGLGGGGGPRPLPNPAQRDQVGIGPADYDAFERTLTQVQLAYGAEDVATLRRLATPEMVGYFTEELQANAARGVINRISDVKLQQGDLSEAWREGPTDYATVAMRYTLRDVTVERGSGRVVGTGDPEAVEVWTFRRDRGGPWLLSAIQQTR, encoded by the coding sequence ATGATGACCACCTTTACCCGCAAACGCCGGACGGCGGCGGCCCTCGGCCTCGCGGCCCTGATGGCCGTGGCGGCCACGGCCGGTGAAGCGCGTCCGGGCGGCTCGTCGAGCATGGGCTCGCGCGGCTCGCGCACCTACTCCGCGCCGGCCCCGACCACGACGGCGCCCGGCATGGCAGCCCCCATGCAGCGCTCGCAGGCGACGCCCGGTCCGTCGATGAACAATCCCGGCTACGCCCAGGCCGCGCCCCAGCGCCGCTTCGGCGGCGGCTTCTTCGCGGGGCTGCTCGGCGCCGGCCTCCTCGGCGCCCTCCTCGGCGGCGGCTTCTTCGGCGGCCTCGGCGGGATCGCCTCCTTCCTGGGCTTCCTGCTCCAGGTGGCGCTGCTCGTCGGCCTCGTGATGCTGGCGGTCCGCTTCTTCCGGCGCCGCCAGCCCGAGCCGGCCATGGCCGGCGGCTATGCCCGGTCGGGCCCTGGCTCCGGCCCCGGCATGGGGCCGCTGGGCGGGCTCGGCGGTGGGGGCGGCCCCCGTCCGCTCCCGAATCCGGCCCAGCGCGATCAGGTCGGCATCGGCCCGGCCGATTACGACGCCTTCGAGCGCACCCTGACCCAGGTCCAGCTCGCCTACGGCGCCGAGGACGTAGCGACGCTCCGGCGGCTCGCGACGCCCGAGATGGTCGGCTACTTCACCGAGGAACTGCAGGCCAACGCGGCCCGCGGCGTGATCAACCGGATCTCCGACGTGAAGCTCCAGCAGGGCGACCTGTCGGAGGCGTGGCGCGAGGGCCCGACCGACTACGCCACCGTCGCCATGCGCTACACCCTGCGCGACGTGACCGTGGAGCGCGGCAGCGGCCGGGTGGTCGGCACCGGCGATCCGGAGGCGGTCGAGGTCTGGACCTTCCGCCGCGACCGCGGCGGGCCGTGGCTGCTCTCGGCCATCCAGCAGACGCGGTAA
- a CDS encoding ATP-binding protein yields MSDVLAREAAPEAPAAFLLSALAASPMPALLLASGDTIRFANAAAAAALGDEPAALIGQALAAFGGQAEAMGALRILLREERAATGEVLLRRRDGCTFWAALHLSPVGDESGQRLVQWADVSRRRDLESALAQAQRREALGQLTNGVAHEFNNLLQILVGYVDGLKRRLSEHPDAFVQRALTRATDAAERASTLTRHLLAFSRKHRPEPRPVDLNALLLAYGTRARAILGPAIALDLALGGDLWPACLDPVQTELILQIVLTNAREAMPEGGRVTVTTANHGGEGVAADGTLGRHVVMTIADTGSGMPPEVLGRALEPFFTTREPGRGTGLAILNALMKRQSGTVALRSAPGEGTVLRLTFPAADLPRPPRPRPVGGRRTPRD; encoded by the coding sequence GTGTCGGACGTGCTTGCGCGCGAGGCTGCACCGGAGGCGCCGGCCGCCTTCCTGCTCTCCGCCCTCGCCGCGTCGCCCATGCCGGCTCTCCTGCTCGCATCCGGCGACACGATCCGCTTCGCCAACGCCGCTGCGGCAGCCGCGCTCGGCGACGAGCCGGCGGCCCTGATCGGGCAGGCGCTCGCCGCCTTCGGCGGGCAGGCGGAGGCCATGGGCGCGCTCCGCATCCTGCTGCGAGAGGAGCGGGCCGCCACCGGCGAGGTGCTGCTGCGGCGCCGCGACGGCTGCACCTTCTGGGCCGCGCTCCATCTCTCGCCCGTTGGGGACGAATCCGGCCAGCGGCTCGTGCAATGGGCCGACGTCTCGCGGCGGCGCGACCTGGAATCGGCCCTGGCCCAGGCGCAGCGGCGCGAGGCGCTCGGGCAGCTCACCAACGGCGTCGCCCACGAGTTCAACAACCTGCTCCAGATCCTCGTCGGCTATGTCGACGGGCTGAAGCGCCGCCTCAGCGAGCACCCGGACGCCTTCGTGCAGCGCGCGCTCACCCGGGCGACGGATGCGGCCGAGCGCGCCTCCACGCTCACGCGGCACCTCCTGGCCTTCTCGCGCAAGCACCGGCCCGAGCCGCGCCCGGTCGACCTCAACGCGCTGCTCCTGGCCTATGGGACACGCGCCCGCGCGATCCTCGGGCCCGCCATCGCCCTCGACCTCGCGCTGGGCGGGGACCTCTGGCCCGCCTGCCTCGACCCGGTCCAGACGGAGCTGATCCTGCAGATCGTGCTCACCAATGCCCGCGAGGCCATGCCGGAGGGCGGCCGGGTCACGGTCACGACCGCCAATCACGGCGGCGAGGGCGTTGCGGCGGATGGCACCCTCGGCCGTCACGTGGTGATGACGATCGCCGATACCGGCAGCGGCATGCCCCCGGAGGTGCTGGGCCGTGCGCTCGAGCCCTTCTTCACCACCCGCGAGCCCGGCCGCGGCACGGGCCTTGCGATCCTCAACGCCCTGATGAAGCGCCAGAGCGGGACCGTCGCCCTACGCAGCGCGCCCGGGGAGGGCACGGTTCTGCGCCTGACCTTCCCAGCCGCCGACCTGCCGCGCCCCCCGCGCCCCCGGCCGGTCGGCGGACGAAGAACACCGCGGGATTAA
- the sufC gene encoding Fe-S cluster assembly ATPase SufC, with translation MLEIKNLVAEIDGKRILNGLDLTVQDGEVAAIMGPNGSGKSTLSYVIAGKEDYEVLEGEVLLDGENILEMAPDERAAAGLFLAFQYPLEIPGVATMTFLKSALNAQRKARGEEELSTPDFMRRVYGAADKLEIEREMLKRALNVGFSGGEKKRMEILQMALLEPRFCVLDETDSGLDIDALRIVAEGVNALRDPKRSFLVITHYQRLLNHIVPDTVHVMSQGRIVRSGGKELALELEASGYAEYRSAEAA, from the coding sequence ATGCTCGAAATCAAGAACCTCGTCGCTGAGATCGACGGCAAGCGCATCCTCAACGGCCTCGACCTCACCGTCCAGGACGGCGAGGTGGCGGCCATCATGGGCCCGAACGGCTCGGGCAAGTCGACCCTCTCCTACGTGATCGCCGGCAAGGAGGATTACGAGGTGCTGGAGGGCGAGGTGCTCCTCGACGGGGAGAACATCCTGGAGATGGCGCCCGACGAGCGCGCCGCCGCCGGCCTCTTCCTGGCCTTCCAGTATCCGCTGGAGATCCCGGGCGTCGCCACCATGACCTTCCTCAAGTCGGCCCTCAACGCGCAGCGCAAGGCCCGCGGCGAGGAGGAGCTGTCGACCCCCGACTTCATGCGCCGCGTCTACGGCGCCGCCGACAAGCTCGAGATCGAGCGCGAGATGCTCAAGCGCGCCCTCAATGTCGGCTTCTCCGGCGGCGAGAAGAAGCGCATGGAGATCCTGCAGATGGCGCTCCTGGAGCCACGCTTCTGCGTCCTCGACGAGACCGATTCGGGCCTCGACATCGATGCCCTGCGCATCGTGGCGGAGGGCGTGAATGCGCTGCGCGACCCGAAGCGCAGCTTCCTCGTCATCACCCACTACCAGCGGCTCCTGAACCACATCGTGCCCGACACCGTGCACGTCATGTCCCAGGGCCGGATCGTGCGGTCGGGCGGCAAGGAACTCGCCCTCGAACTCGAAGCCAGCGGCTACGCCGAGTACCGCAGCGCAGAGGCCGCGTGA
- the sufD gene encoding Fe-S cluster assembly protein SufD, translating into MADITTLRTPAETGLSKLFEVRRLKLPGSAIAREEAFRFFEATGLPHRRVEAFKYSDLRAALREAAPPAEAPTPEAARNAVMKAEGFATIEAARLTFVNGHLVPALSDLGAMPEGVEVTPLVEALTNGHPLTEQFTPVAQARENPIFQLNIAFMADGALIRVAAGAKVERPLHLRFVGTGAEAFSTATRILVVLEEGAELTLFESHEGPDGVAYQPNDALDAVIADGATLRHTRLNREGREAIALSTLSVKLGAKAHLETVNVVAGAAFSRHQLYLLFAGEDATATVNGATMLGNGQLGDSTLLADHAATGGFSREQFKTVIDGEATGVFQGKIIVEQAAQKTDGKMKSDCLLLSDEGQMMNKPELEIFADDVACGHGATCGALDDDLLFYLMARGLPRGEAEGLLVQAFLGEAIEAISHEGAREAMIAVVENWLAARR; encoded by the coding sequence ATGGCCGACATCACCACCCTGCGCACGCCGGCCGAGACTGGCCTGTCGAAGCTGTTCGAGGTCCGGCGCCTCAAGCTGCCGGGCTCGGCCATCGCCCGCGAGGAGGCCTTCCGCTTCTTCGAGGCGACGGGCCTGCCCCATCGCCGGGTCGAGGCCTTCAAGTATTCCGACCTGCGCGCGGCACTCCGCGAGGCCGCGCCGCCCGCCGAGGCGCCGACCCCGGAGGCCGCCCGCAACGCCGTGATGAAGGCCGAGGGCTTCGCCACCATCGAGGCGGCGCGGCTCACCTTCGTCAACGGCCACCTCGTCCCGGCCCTGTCGGATCTCGGCGCCATGCCGGAGGGCGTCGAGGTGACGCCCCTCGTCGAGGCGCTGACGAACGGCCACCCGCTGACGGAGCAATTCACGCCCGTCGCCCAGGCGCGCGAGAACCCGATCTTCCAGCTCAACATCGCCTTCATGGCGGACGGCGCGCTGATCCGGGTCGCGGCCGGCGCCAAGGTCGAGCGGCCGCTGCATCTGCGCTTCGTCGGCACGGGCGCGGAGGCCTTCTCCACCGCCACCCGCATTCTCGTGGTGCTGGAGGAGGGGGCGGAGCTCACCCTGTTCGAGAGCCACGAGGGGCCGGACGGCGTCGCCTACCAGCCCAACGACGCCCTCGACGCGGTGATCGCGGACGGTGCTACCTTGCGCCACACGAGGCTCAACCGCGAGGGGCGCGAGGCGATCGCCCTCTCGACCCTCTCGGTAAAGCTCGGGGCGAAGGCCCATCTGGAGACCGTGAATGTCGTGGCCGGCGCGGCCTTCTCGCGCCACCAGCTCTACCTGCTCTTTGCGGGCGAGGACGCCACCGCGACCGTCAACGGCGCCACCATGCTGGGCAACGGACAGCTCGGCGACTCGACGCTGCTTGCCGACCACGCTGCCACCGGGGGCTTCAGCCGCGAGCAGTTCAAGACGGTGATCGACGGCGAGGCCACCGGCGTCTTCCAGGGCAAGATCATCGTCGAGCAGGCCGCGCAGAAGACCGACGGCAAGATGAAGTCCGACTGCCTCCTCCTCTCCGACGAGGGGCAGATGATGAACAAGCCGGAGCTGGAGATCTTCGCCGACGACGTGGCCTGCGGCCACGGCGCCACTTGCGGCGCGCTCGACGACGACCTTCTCTTCTACCTCATGGCTCGCGGCCTGCCGCGGGGCGAGGCGGAGGGCCTTCTCGTCCAGGCCTTCCTGGGCGAGGCCATCGAGGCGATCAGCCACGAGGGCGCCCGCGAGGCGATGATCGCCGTCGTGGAGAACTGGCTCGCCGCCCGCCGGTGA
- the rsmA gene encoding 16S rRNA (adenine(1518)-N(6)/adenine(1519)-N(6))-dimethyltransferase RsmA: MSTDGLPPLREVVRAHDLMPRKALGQNFLFDLNLTGRIARAAGPLDGVTVVEVGPGPGGLTRALLAEGAARVIAIERDPRALPALAEIAAHYPGRLTVVEADALAFDPRPLVGGGPARIVANLPYNVGTPLLTGWLAGEDWPPWWDSLTLMFQREVAERIVADEHDRANYGRLGVLCGWRAQARILFDVPPSAFVPPPKVTSSVVRLVPRPSPLPCRVGALEAITGAAFGQRRKMLRQSLRAATPDPAPLLAAAGIPETARAEEVPVAGFVAMAQALGALKRG, translated from the coding sequence ATGAGCACGGACGGATTGCCGCCGCTGCGGGAGGTCGTGCGCGCGCACGACCTGATGCCCCGCAAGGCGCTCGGCCAGAATTTTCTGTTCGACCTCAACCTGACGGGCCGGATCGCCCGGGCGGCGGGGCCCCTCGACGGCGTGACGGTGGTGGAGGTCGGGCCGGGGCCCGGCGGCCTTACCCGCGCGCTCCTCGCCGAGGGGGCGGCGCGGGTCATCGCGATCGAGCGCGATCCGCGGGCCCTGCCGGCGCTCGCCGAGATCGCCGCGCATTATCCGGGCCGCCTGACCGTGGTGGAGGCGGATGCCCTTGCCTTCGATCCGCGCCCGCTCGTGGGCGGCGGGCCGGCCCGGATCGTCGCGAACCTGCCCTACAATGTCGGCACGCCGCTCCTGACCGGCTGGCTCGCCGGCGAGGACTGGCCGCCCTGGTGGGATTCGCTGACGCTGATGTTCCAGCGGGAGGTGGCCGAGCGGATCGTCGCCGACGAGCACGACCGGGCGAATTACGGACGTCTCGGCGTCCTGTGCGGCTGGCGCGCGCAGGCCCGCATCCTGTTCGACGTGCCGCCCTCCGCCTTCGTGCCGCCGCCCAAGGTCACGTCGAGCGTGGTGCGGCTGGTGCCGCGGCCCTCTCCCCTGCCCTGCCGGGTCGGGGCGCTGGAAGCGATCACCGGCGCCGCCTTCGGGCAGCGCCGCAAGATGCTGCGCCAGAGTCTTCGGGCCGCGACGCCCGACCCCGCGCCGCTGCTTGCCGCCGCCGGGATCCCGGAGACGGCGCGGGCCGAGGAGGTGCCGGTGGCAGGCTTCGTGGCAATGGCACAGGCCCTCGGCGCCCTCAAACGCGGATGA
- a CDS encoding cytoplasmic protein gives MIIDEASLDAAQAQPARHADDRLGRDGRRLLSVCVVFAPSASWLRPEGTALCPRCGIDAVIGDRSGCPAGRPDFLQAMHARWF, from the coding sequence ATGATCATCGACGAGGCGAGTCTGGATGCTGCGCAGGCGCAGCCGGCTCGTCACGCCGACGATCGTCTGGGCCGGGACGGCCGGAGGCTGCTTTCGGTTTGTGTGGTGTTCGCGCCGTCCGCGTCATGGCTTCGGCCGGAGGGGACGGCGCTCTGCCCGCGATGCGGCATCGATGCGGTGATCGGCGATCGGTCCGGCTGTCCCGCCGGTCGCCCCGACTTCCTGCAGGCGATGCACGCCAGATGGTTTTGA
- a CDS encoding cysteine desulfurase, giving the protein MNAPVLPPYDVAAIRSQFPILSQTVYGKPLVYLDNAASAQKPKAVIDAMAEAMETAYANVHRGLHFMANAATEGFEGARETARQFLNARSTDEIIFTRNATEGYNLVASSMGWAGLIGEGDEIILSIMEHHSNIVPWHFLRERRGAVIKWAPVDDEGNFLVEEYEKLFTPRTRMVAITHMSNVLGTVTPAREIVRIAHAHGVPVLLDGAQSAVHQTIDVQDLDCDFFVFTGHKVYGPTGIGVLYGKKEWLERLPPYQGGGEMIQTVTQDAITYNEPPHRFEAGTPAIVEAVGLGAALEFMMKLGRDRIAAHEAALSAYAHERLSEMNSLRIIGRAKGKGAVISFEMKGAHAHDIATVIDRQGVAVRAGTHCAMPLLSRFGTTATCRASFGLYNTPDEVDALVAALAKAEMMFA; this is encoded by the coding sequence ATGAACGCACCCGTCCTCCCGCCCTACGACGTCGCGGCGATCCGGTCGCAATTCCCGATCCTGTCGCAGACGGTCTACGGCAAGCCGCTCGTCTATCTCGACAACGCCGCCTCGGCCCAGAAGCCGAAGGCGGTGATCGACGCCATGGCGGAAGCCATGGAGACGGCCTACGCCAACGTCCATCGCGGCCTGCACTTCATGGCGAATGCCGCCACGGAAGGCTTCGAGGGCGCCCGCGAGACCGCGCGGCAATTCCTCAACGCCCGCTCGACGGACGAGATCATCTTCACCCGCAACGCGACCGAGGGCTACAACCTCGTCGCCTCGTCGATGGGCTGGGCCGGCCTGATCGGGGAGGGGGACGAGATCATCCTCTCGATCATGGAGCACCATTCCAACATCGTGCCCTGGCACTTCCTGCGGGAGCGCCGCGGCGCGGTGATCAAGTGGGCGCCCGTCGACGACGAGGGCAACTTCCTCGTCGAGGAATACGAGAAGCTGTTCACGCCGCGCACCAGGATGGTGGCGATCACCCACATGTCGAACGTGCTCGGCACGGTGACGCCGGCCCGTGAGATCGTCCGCATCGCCCATGCGCACGGGGTGCCGGTGCTCCTCGACGGCGCCCAGAGCGCGGTGCACCAGACGATCGACGTGCAGGATCTCGACTGCGATTTCTTCGTCTTCACCGGCCACAAGGTCTATGGGCCGACCGGCATCGGCGTGCTCTATGGCAAGAAGGAATGGCTGGAGCGCCTGCCCCCCTATCAGGGCGGCGGCGAGATGATCCAGACCGTCACGCAGGACGCGATCACCTACAACGAACCCCCGCACCGCTTCGAGGCGGGCACCCCGGCGATCGTCGAGGCGGTGGGCCTGGGCGCCGCCCTCGAATTCATGATGAAGCTCGGCCGCGACCGGATCGCCGCGCACGAGGCCGCTCTCTCGGCCTATGCGCATGAGCGCCTGTCCGAGATGAACAGCCTGCGCATCATCGGCCGGGCGAAGGGGAAGGGCGCCGTGATCTCCTTCGAGATGAAGGGCGCGCATGCCCACGACATCGCCACGGTGATCGACCGCCAGGGCGTGGCCGTGCGGGCCGGCACGCATTGCGCGATGCCGCTGCTCAGCCGCTTCGGCACGACCGCGACCTGCCGCGCCTCGTTCGGGCTCTATAATACGCCGGATGAGGTCGATGCGCTGGTCGCGGCCCTCGCCAAGGCCGAGATGATGTTCGCCTAG
- a CDS encoding DUF4239 domain-containing protein, translating into MILGFWLDQPVWLMFGMLAAAFAGAIALIRIVATAPPTRTFCLSLGGVVAPFFGSVSVLLALLTGFVASDAWERQRQALRAVQAERDSAVAAYDLSIATVSDMAHIRADLTAYLDAVVTDEWERMQDGEASPKAGEALGRLLQAVATPQISIGSGLAAHRALLDTVLRLRAARGDRLSLAQHAIDQSKWLTLLILAGLTLVALALVHLDRPRAQVTAMAVFGAAVVSTLGLVALHERPFDGPMPVSSAPLRAALAQMAARPVTEAR; encoded by the coding sequence GTGATCCTCGGTTTCTGGCTCGATCAGCCGGTCTGGCTGATGTTCGGCATGCTCGCGGCTGCGTTTGCCGGAGCGATCGCCCTGATCCGGATCGTCGCCACCGCCCCCCCGACCCGCACCTTCTGCCTCAGCCTCGGCGGCGTCGTCGCCCCGTTCTTCGGCTCCGTCTCGGTGCTGCTGGCCCTGCTCACCGGTTTCGTGGCGAGCGACGCCTGGGAGCGGCAGCGGCAGGCTTTGCGCGCCGTCCAGGCCGAGCGCGACAGCGCCGTCGCGGCCTACGATCTCAGCATCGCCACCGTCTCGGACATGGCCCATATCCGCGCCGACCTCACGGCCTATCTCGACGCGGTGGTCACCGACGAATGGGAGCGCATGCAGGACGGCGAGGCCTCGCCGAAGGCCGGCGAGGCCCTGGGCCGGCTGCTCCAGGCCGTGGCGACTCCGCAGATCAGCATCGGGAGCGGACTTGCAGCCCACCGCGCGCTTCTCGACACGGTGCTGCGCCTGCGAGCCGCCCGCGGCGACCGGCTGAGCCTTGCCCAGCATGCCATCGACCAATCGAAATGGCTGACGCTGCTGATTCTCGCCGGCCTCACCCTAGTGGCGCTTGCCCTGGTCCATCTGGACCGGCCGCGCGCCCAGGTGACCGCCATGGCGGTGTTCGGGGCCGCCGTGGTCTCGACCCTCGGGCTGGTCGCCCTCCACGAGCGTCCCTTCGACGGGCCGATGCCGGTGAGCTCCGCCCCCTTGCGGGCCGCGCTGGCGCAGATGGCAGCCAGGCCCGTGACCGAAGCCCGCTGA
- the pdxA gene encoding 4-hydroxythreonine-4-phosphate dehydrogenase PdxA, producing MSHSLALTQGDPAGIGLEITLKAWAAREAAGLAPFFLIGDPDLVAERAARLGLAVRIARVDPEGAAAAFPGALPVVPLPDRVRAEPGRPDPGTAAATLASIETAVRFVREGRAASLVTNPIAKHVLYAAGFRHPGHTEYLAALAAGPDGAVPRPVMLLWSELLAVVPLTIHVPLRRVPDLLTPDLVIETARIVDRDLRARFGRLSPRLVLAGLNPHAGEEGSIGTEDRDVLAPAVARLRDEGIDIRGPLPADTLFHARARAAYDVALAPTHDQALIPIKTLAFDEGVNVTLGLPFLRTSPDHGTAFDIAGQGIAKPDSLIAALRLAGRLTAARPA from the coding sequence ATGAGCCACAGCCTCGCCCTGACGCAGGGCGACCCGGCCGGGATCGGCCTCGAGATCACGCTCAAGGCCTGGGCGGCCCGGGAGGCGGCAGGCCTCGCGCCCTTCTTCCTGATCGGCGATCCCGATCTCGTCGCGGAGCGCGCCGCGCGGCTCGGGCTCGCGGTGCGGATAGCGCGCGTCGACCCGGAGGGGGCCGCGGCGGCCTTTCCCGGTGCGCTTCCGGTCGTGCCCCTGCCGGACCGGGTGCGGGCCGAGCCCGGCCGTCCGGATCCCGGAACCGCCGCCGCGACGCTCGCCTCGATCGAGACGGCGGTGCGCTTCGTGCGCGAGGGCCGGGCCGCTTCCCTGGTCACGAATCCGATCGCCAAGCACGTGCTGTATGCGGCGGGCTTCCGCCATCCGGGCCACACCGAATATCTGGCGGCGCTCGCGGCCGGTCCCGACGGTGCGGTGCCGCGCCCGGTGATGCTGCTGTGGTCGGAGCTGCTCGCCGTGGTGCCGCTGACCATTCACGTGCCGCTGCGGCGCGTCCCCGACCTTCTGACCCCGGATCTCGTCATCGAGACCGCCCGCATCGTCGACCGGGACCTGCGGGCGCGCTTCGGCCGCCTGAGCCCGCGTCTCGTGCTCGCGGGCCTCAACCCGCATGCGGGCGAGGAGGGCAGCATCGGGACGGAGGACCGCGACGTGCTGGCCCCCGCGGTGGCGCGGCTGCGGGACGAGGGGATCGACATCCGCGGCCCGCTTCCTGCGGACACGCTCTTCCACGCACGGGCGCGGGCGGCCTACGACGTGGCGCTCGCCCCGACCCACGACCAGGCGCTGATCCCGATCAAGACGCTCGCCTTCGACGAGGGCGTGAACGTCACGCTCGGCCTGCCCTTCCTGCGCACCTCGCCCGACCACGGCACCGCCTTCGACATTGCCGGGCAGGGGATCGCCAAGCCCGACAGCCTGATCGCGGCGCTCCGGCTCGCCGGGCGGCTCACGGCCGCACGGCCCGCATGA